A single genomic interval of Parvularcula marina harbors:
- the tldD gene encoding metalloprotease TldD: MSFSFFDRTELDAARSQRIVDDALSGCDDGELYLEYAQSEAFVFDDGRLKTASYDVSQGLGLRAVLGETSAYAHASELSEESLKRAASSVAAVRTGASGTLGEGPPRTNRTLYTDANPLEAVPFDVKTKLLEEINAYARAKDPRVRQVSASLSGEWAVVEIMRPGGLIVRDVRPLVRLNVSVTAGEGDKQESGSTGAGGRETYDRLLAPDFWQAQVDEALRMALVNLEAVPAPAGEMEVVLGPGWTGVLLHEAVGHGLEGDFNRKKTSAFAGLLNEQVAAKGVTVIDDGTLEGRRGSLTVDDEGTPTSKTVLIEDGILKGFMQDRLNARLMGVAPTGNGRRESFEHSPMPRMTNTYMLGGDHSQAELIESVKDGIFAVNFSGGQVDITSGKFVFNCTEAYRIEGGKIGAPLKNVALIGDGPTVMKRVSMIGNDFSLDPGIGVCGKAGQGVPVGVGQPSLKIDRLTVGGAGA; the protein is encoded by the coding sequence ATGAGCTTTTCTTTCTTCGACCGTACCGAACTCGATGCCGCCCGCTCCCAGCGCATTGTCGATGACGCCCTGTCGGGCTGCGACGATGGCGAGCTTTATCTCGAATATGCGCAATCAGAGGCCTTTGTCTTTGACGACGGCCGGCTGAAAACCGCCAGCTATGACGTGAGCCAGGGCCTCGGCCTTCGCGCAGTGCTTGGAGAAACAAGCGCTTACGCGCATGCGTCCGAGCTTTCCGAGGAATCGCTCAAACGCGCGGCCAGCTCGGTGGCGGCCGTCCGGACAGGTGCCTCCGGCACACTAGGTGAAGGCCCGCCCCGCACCAATCGCACTTTATATACGGATGCCAATCCGCTCGAAGCGGTCCCCTTCGACGTCAAAACCAAGCTGCTCGAAGAGATCAACGCCTATGCCCGCGCGAAAGACCCGCGCGTCCGGCAGGTCTCAGCTTCCCTCTCCGGCGAATGGGCTGTTGTGGAAATCATGCGCCCCGGCGGGCTGATCGTACGCGATGTCCGCCCTTTGGTGCGTCTCAATGTCTCGGTCACAGCCGGCGAAGGCGATAAGCAGGAATCAGGTTCGACCGGTGCCGGTGGGCGCGAGACTTATGACCGCCTCCTCGCCCCTGATTTCTGGCAGGCGCAAGTCGATGAGGCCCTGCGCATGGCCCTGGTCAATCTCGAAGCCGTCCCTGCCCCTGCAGGCGAAATGGAAGTCGTGCTCGGGCCGGGCTGGACGGGCGTCCTTCTTCATGAGGCGGTCGGGCACGGCCTTGAAGGCGATTTCAACCGCAAGAAAACCTCGGCCTTTGCCGGTCTTTTGAATGAGCAGGTCGCCGCCAAAGGCGTGACCGTCATTGATGACGGCACTCTCGAAGGGCGCCGCGGCTCTCTCACCGTCGATGATGAAGGCACGCCGACCTCGAAAACCGTTCTGATCGAAGACGGTATCCTCAAGGGCTTCATGCAGGACCGGCTCAATGCCCGCCTGATGGGCGTTGCCCCCACCGGTAATGGCCGCCGCGAAAGCTTTGAGCATTCGCCCATGCCGCGCATGACCAATACCTACATGCTGGGCGGTGACCATTCGCAGGCGGAGCTGATCGAGAGCGTCAAGGACGGCATTTTCGCCGTCAACTTCTCCGGCGGTCAGGTCGACATCACCTCCGGCAAATTCGTCTTCAACTGCACTGAAGCCTACCGCATTGAAGGCGGCAAGATCGGCGCGCCCCTTAAAAATGTCGCATTGATCGGGGATGGTCCGACCGTGATGAAACGCGTCTCCATGATCGGCAATGACTTCTCGCTCGATCCGGGCATCGGCGTCTGCGGCAAGGCAGGACAGGGTGTGCCTGTCGGCGTCGGCCAGCCGAGCCTCAAGATTGACCGGCTGACCGTCGGCGGCGCTGGCGCCTGA
- a CDS encoding amidohydrolase family protein — MMFRRHPIKLGILFLLLLAAGWFLLAITSLPGALKPDSNAPRAVLIENVRVISMMPGAPDAIPDQSVLVVDGQIVEVGDVAAVRTAADRLGTEVQLVKGDDRTLLPGLIDAHVHVWDEAELAGYLGYGVTSVRNMSGMPFHLPLSRRIEDGGLIGPDLLTTGPILNSPGANQQDNHVLVATDEEARAAVRKQADAGYEHLKVYSNLYPEPYAAILDEAEKLGLSVSGHTPEGHRTEGMPYEKPFEMSFEDILDDGFRTIEHTESIVWHGLRDQLDEAAMDALAEKIAAADVVVTPTLVAHANLIRVAESKGAYLNRPGTETINPVLKAFDAGTYEYWSQMDPAPREAPRAEFYKLATKKMADAGVPLIAGTDAGIFTNTPGETLHDEFDLLIDAGLTPRQVLESATVTSADALGLSWRGQVRKDYVANLILVDGDPLSDITLLRDLDGMMIHGVWFDRQGLAELREGATEVNRLRTARHLITMLMSQ, encoded by the coding sequence ATGATGTTCCGTCGCCACCCGATCAAACTGGGAATTCTGTTCCTTCTCCTGTTGGCTGCTGGCTGGTTCCTGCTGGCCATCACTTCCCTGCCCGGCGCGCTTAAGCCGGACAGTAACGCCCCCCGCGCCGTCCTGATCGAGAATGTCCGCGTCATCTCCATGATGCCGGGCGCGCCCGATGCCATCCCGGATCAGTCCGTCCTCGTCGTTGATGGCCAGATCGTGGAAGTCGGCGATGTCGCCGCCGTTCGCACGGCAGCCGACCGGCTGGGCACGGAAGTTCAGCTTGTCAAAGGCGATGATCGCACCCTCCTTCCCGGCCTGATCGACGCGCATGTGCATGTCTGGGATGAGGCGGAGCTTGCCGGGTATCTGGGTTATGGCGTGACCAGTGTGCGGAACATGTCGGGCATGCCCTTCCACCTGCCGCTGTCGCGCCGCATCGAGGATGGCGGGCTGATCGGGCCAGACCTTCTGACGACCGGGCCGATCCTCAACTCGCCGGGAGCAAACCAGCAGGACAATCACGTTCTAGTGGCCACGGATGAAGAAGCCCGCGCGGCTGTCCGCAAACAGGCGGATGCCGGCTATGAGCACCTCAAGGTCTATTCGAACCTCTACCCTGAGCCCTATGCGGCGATCCTCGATGAAGCCGAAAAGCTGGGCCTCTCCGTCAGCGGACATACGCCTGAGGGGCACCGCACCGAGGGTATGCCCTATGAGAAGCCTTTCGAAATGAGTTTCGAGGACATTCTCGATGACGGTTTCCGGACCATCGAGCACACAGAATCGATCGTCTGGCATGGCCTGCGGGACCAGCTTGATGAAGCGGCAATGGACGCACTCGCCGAAAAGATCGCGGCAGCCGATGTCGTCGTCACCCCGACGCTTGTCGCCCACGCCAATCTGATCCGGGTGGCGGAAAGCAAAGGCGCCTATCTGAACCGTCCGGGCACGGAGACGATCAATCCCGTTCTCAAGGCCTTTGATGCCGGCACCTATGAATATTGGAGCCAGATGGACCCTGCCCCTCGCGAAGCGCCGCGCGCCGAGTTCTACAAGCTCGCAACGAAGAAGATGGCCGATGCGGGCGTGCCGCTGATTGCCGGGACCGATGCGGGGATCTTCACCAACACACCCGGCGAAACCCTGCATGACGAATTCGACCTGCTGATCGATGCGGGCCTGACGCCCCGTCAGGTGCTCGAATCCGCAACCGTCACTTCCGCTGATGCGCTGGGGCTGTCATGGCGCGGTCAGGTCCGCAAAGATTATGTCGCGAACCTGATCCTCGTCGATGGTGATCCGCTATCGGATATTACGCTTTTGCGGGATCTCGACGGCATGATGATCCATGGGGTCTGGTTTGACCGGCAAGGGCTGGCCGAGCTTCGCGAGGGTGCAACAGAGGTCAACCGTCTGCGGACAGCCCGGCACCTCATCACCATGCTGATGTCCCAGTAA
- a CDS encoding cytochrome c oxidase assembly protein, whose protein sequence is MDRNTKTVLGVLGMITFMTVLVINAPALYRTFCQITGFDGTTRKADAASTEVLERKVTIRFDASMADNLPWSFHPAQVSQTLHIGESGLAFYEAENRADYPVIGTASYNVQPAKAGQYFMKVECFCFTEQLLAPGEKVQMPVTYFIDPAMADDRSLDEVREITLSYTFYRNEVAEKRLAAAGGGAAPGSK, encoded by the coding sequence ATGGACCGGAACACGAAAACAGTTCTGGGCGTTCTTGGCATGATCACGTTCATGACCGTGCTCGTGATCAATGCGCCGGCGCTCTATCGCACTTTCTGTCAGATCACGGGCTTTGACGGCACGACGCGCAAGGCGGATGCAGCGTCCACGGAAGTCCTTGAGCGCAAGGTGACGATCCGGTTCGATGCGAGCATGGCGGACAATCTGCCCTGGAGTTTCCACCCCGCGCAGGTCAGCCAGACCCTCCATATCGGTGAAAGTGGGCTTGCCTTTTATGAGGCGGAGAACCGCGCCGATTATCCCGTCATCGGCACCGCGAGCTATAACGTCCAGCCGGCCAAGGCGGGGCAGTATTTCATGAAGGTCGAATGCTTCTGCTTTACCGAGCAATTGCTGGCGCCTGGCGAAAAGGTGCAGATGCCGGTGACCTATTTCATCGACCCGGCCATGGCGGATGATCGGAGCCTCGATGAGGTCCGTGAGATCACACTGTCTTATACCTTCTACCGCAATGAAGTTGCCGAAAAGCGGCTCGCGGCGGCCGGCGGCGGCGCAGCGCCCGGCAGCAAATAG
- a CDS encoding alpha/beta hydrolase, protein MEISCRPSRRLLLLLSMMALSACTVDLEEDFLFWVPKDVDFVETEEAGTGLFMGRALLEPMERDLTARGYWTTKVEFRLRPEDFIPVEISRDTVPYDGGELAVLRVDRQESDPEAPVFLHCAGIGQSLYNNGVQHALKLLPYGDVIQFDMPGHGISTGKATIDDLDEAVTQMAAYAVEEAEGRPLIFYGHSLGGYICAGMAARAARADGLVIEASGKDAESVANAWVPRMMRPLFRIRTPDAVDPYNIPQLLENFDRPILTIGGEEDVIVPARLVRDMADALGHQGHDVVYAEMTGRDHSTIAFADAYRPTVTAYFNRLGMPQP, encoded by the coding sequence ATGGAAATATCATGTCGCCCCTCCCGCCGGTTGCTCCTGCTGCTGAGCATGATGGCCCTCTCTGCCTGCACGGTGGATCTTGAGGAGGATTTCCTCTTCTGGGTGCCAAAGGATGTCGATTTCGTCGAGACGGAGGAGGCGGGGACGGGGCTTTTCATGGGCCGGGCGCTGCTTGAGCCGATGGAGCGTGACCTGACGGCGCGCGGTTACTGGACGACCAAGGTCGAGTTCCGCCTGCGGCCTGAGGATTTCATCCCGGTAGAGATCAGCCGGGACACGGTCCCTTATGACGGCGGGGAGCTGGCAGTCTTACGTGTCGACCGTCAGGAAAGTGATCCGGAGGCGCCGGTTTTTCTTCACTGCGCCGGGATCGGGCAGAGCCTTTATAATAATGGCGTCCAGCATGCCCTCAAACTTCTGCCCTATGGCGATGTCATCCAGTTCGACATGCCGGGCCACGGGATCAGCACTGGCAAGGCGACGATCGACGACCTTGATGAGGCTGTCACGCAAATGGCGGCCTATGCCGTGGAGGAGGCAGAAGGACGCCCACTGATCTTTTATGGTCACTCGCTCGGCGGCTATATCTGCGCGGGCATGGCGGCGCGTGCCGCCCGTGCCGATGGCCTTGTGATCGAGGCGAGCGGCAAGGATGCTGAATCCGTTGCCAATGCCTGGGTGCCGCGCATGATGCGGCCCTTATTCAGGATCAGGACGCCGGACGCGGTCGATCCCTATAACATTCCGCAGCTGCTTGAGAATTTCGACAGGCCGATCCTCACCATTGGCGGTGAGGAAGATGTCATCGTGCCCGCCCGGCTGGTCCGCGACATGGCGGATGCGCTCGGCCATCAGGGACATGATGTCGTCTATGCGGAAATGACGGGCAGGGATCATTCTACGATCGCCTTTGCCGATGCCTACCGACCCACGGTGACTGCGTATTTTAACCGTCTTGGGATGCCACAGCCCTGA
- a CDS encoding heme o synthase encodes MEKGRGAAAPLSHDGAAARTSLASPRDYLALLKPRVMSLSIFTALAGMVAAPGPITSWPLALFSLLAIALGAGASGALNMWYDADIDALMTRTKNRPIPAGKVPRPEALVFGGLLALLSVWLLALTSNYLAAGLLAATILFYVIIYSMGLKRSTPQNIVIGGAAGALPPVVGWAAVTGSAPYEAWLLFAIIFIWTPPHFWALALVKSADYDAAGIPMMPNVKGAEHTRLQIWIYSLILIPVAISPFFFDFASWLYLAVAAIGGLAFLHAAFGVWRQGTDKQAWRLFAISIFYLFGLFLALIIEHWGGLHG; translated from the coding sequence ATGGAAAAGGGGAGGGGCGCTGCGGCGCCCCTTTCGCATGATGGTGCCGCTGCCCGCACCTCGCTCGCGAGCCCGCGTGATTACCTTGCGCTGCTCAAGCCGCGGGTGATGAGTCTCTCGATCTTTACCGCGCTCGCCGGCATGGTCGCCGCCCCGGGGCCGATCACCAGCTGGCCGCTCGCGCTCTTCTCGCTGCTCGCGATCGCGCTCGGCGCAGGTGCCTCGGGCGCTCTCAATATGTGGTATGACGCCGATATCGATGCGCTCATGACACGGACGAAAAACCGGCCGATCCCGGCAGGCAAGGTGCCGCGCCCTGAGGCCCTCGTCTTTGGCGGTCTTCTCGCGCTTCTTTCTGTCTGGCTTCTCGCGCTGACCTCGAACTATCTGGCAGCCGGGCTTCTGGCCGCGACGATCCTTTTTTATGTCATCATCTATTCGATGGGGCTGAAACGCTCGACGCCGCAGAATATCGTCATCGGCGGCGCGGCAGGGGCGCTCCCGCCTGTCGTCGGCTGGGCTGCGGTGACGGGCTCTGCGCCTTATGAAGCGTGGCTTTTGTTCGCGATCATCTTCATCTGGACACCGCCGCATTTCTGGGCGTTGGCACTCGTTAAATCCGCCGATTACGACGCGGCGGGCATTCCGATGATGCCGAATGTGAAAGGCGCCGAGCACACGCGCCTTCAGATCTGGATCTATTCGCTGATCCTGATCCCGGTGGCGATCTCGCCCTTCTTTTTCGATTTTGCGAGCTGGCTCTATCTCGCCGTTGCAGCCATTGGCGGCCTTGCCTTCCTTCACGCCGCATTCGGTGTCTGGCGGCAGGGCACGGACAAACAGGCATGGCGACTTTTTGCCATCTCGATTTTCTACCTGTTCGGTCTCTTTCTGGCCCTCATCATTGAACACTGGGGAGGCCTGCATGGCTGA
- a CDS encoding J domain-containing protein, whose protein sequence is MFETTQLRRTREKIEASIRLSNGDTIEGFLFLAKQERVSDLLNDDRAFLPVETGHDTVVISKAQIAEVRIHETHDESGVTDPYEMLRVEPTASDAEVRSAWMARVKSCHPDRLASLNLDPEIVQAARRVSQRINAAYDQVIRQRKAERAA, encoded by the coding sequence ATGTTCGAGACAACTCAGCTGCGCCGCACGCGGGAAAAGATCGAAGCCAGCATTCGGCTGTCCAATGGGGACACGATCGAGGGCTTCCTGTTCCTCGCCAAGCAGGAACGCGTCTCGGACCTTCTCAATGATGACCGAGCCTTCCTGCCGGTTGAAACAGGCCACGATACGGTCGTCATCTCAAAAGCGCAGATTGCCGAAGTGCGGATCCATGAAACTCATGACGAAAGCGGCGTGACCGACCCTTATGAGATGCTGCGGGTTGAGCCGACGGCGAGCGATGCGGAAGTGCGCTCGGCATGGATGGCGCGGGTGAAAAGCTGCCACCCCGACCGGCTGGCGTCACTCAATCTCGACCCCGAGATCGTGCAGGCGGCCCGCCGGGTGAGCCAGCGGATCAATGCGGCCTATGATCAGGTGATCCGCCAGCGCAAAGCTGAACGCGCCGCCTGA
- the ctaD gene encoding cytochrome c oxidase subunit I, producing MTTATHTADGHAAHDDHDHKPPFFVRWLFSTNHKDIGTLYLIFAIGAGIIGGAMSGLIRAELAEPGISIEGMAGASTDGGGVLINYTDEYKLVDQVDGACVQGEVEGDQCKVLRTASERETSAKNFYNVLITYHGLIMIFFLVMPALIGGFGNWFVPIMIGAPDMAFPRMNNISFWLYGASGTLLMLSLFAPSYGAELGYGGGWVLYPPLSTSTSGPAMDLLIVSLHLAGASSILGAINFITTIFNMRAPGMTLHKMPLFAWSVLVTAFLLVLSLPVLAGAITMLLTDRMFDTAFFDAARGGDPILYQHLFWFFGHPEVYILILPAFGIISHIVSTFSKKPIFGYLGMAYAMVAIGFVGFIVWAHHMYTVGLSVDMKAYFVAATMVIAVPTGIKIFSWIATMWGGSIEFKVPMIWAIGFIFLFTVGGVTGVLLANAGIDIIMHDTYYVVAHFHYVLSLGAVFGIFAGWYYWHEKMFGVPYNGFLAGLHFWVMFIGVNLIFFPQHFLGMQGMPRRYIDYPEGFAYWNQISSIGYLITLIGMLIWVVVEIEAFLMRHKRVARDNPWGEGATTLEWTLPSPPPYHQFNELPVIK from the coding sequence ATGACCACTGCGACCCACACCGCTGACGGCCACGCCGCACATGACGATCACGACCACAAGCCGCCCTTCTTTGTACGCTGGCTGTTTTCGACCAACCACAAGGATATCGGCACGCTTTATCTGATCTTCGCCATCGGCGCGGGGATCATCGGCGGCGCGATGTCGGGCCTCATCCGGGCCGAGCTTGCAGAGCCGGGCATCTCAATCGAAGGCATGGCCGGCGCAAGTACCGATGGTGGCGGCGTCCTCATCAATTACACGGACGAATATAAGCTCGTCGATCAGGTCGACGGGGCGTGCGTCCAAGGCGAAGTCGAGGGTGATCAGTGTAAGGTTCTACGAACCGCTTCTGAACGCGAAACCTCAGCCAAGAACTTCTATAACGTCCTGATCACCTATCACGGGCTGATCATGATCTTCTTCCTCGTGATGCCAGCGCTGATCGGGGGCTTCGGGAACTGGTTCGTGCCCATCATGATCGGGGCGCCCGATATGGCGTTCCCGCGGATGAACAACATCTCATTCTGGCTTTATGGCGCGTCCGGCACGCTGCTCATGCTGTCGCTGTTTGCGCCGTCCTATGGCGCAGAGCTCGGCTATGGCGGGGGCTGGGTGCTTTATCCGCCGCTCTCGACCTCGACGAGCGGGCCGGCCATGGACTTGCTGATCGTCTCTCTCCACCTTGCGGGCGCCAGCTCGATCCTCGGGGCGATCAACTTCATCACGACGATCTTCAACATGCGCGCGCCTGGCATGACGCTGCACAAAATGCCGCTCTTTGCCTGGTCCGTTCTGGTCACAGCGTTCCTGCTGGTTCTCTCGCTGCCGGTTCTGGCAGGCGCGATCACCATGCTGCTCACCGACCGCATGTTCGATACGGCGTTCTTTGATGCTGCTCGCGGCGGCGATCCGATCCTCTACCAGCACCTTTTCTGGTTCTTCGGTCACCCTGAGGTCTACATCCTCATTCTGCCGGCCTTCGGGATCATCAGCCACATTGTCTCGACCTTCTCGAAAAAGCCGATCTTCGGCTATCTCGGCATGGCCTATGCGATGGTTGCAATCGGCTTCGTCGGCTTCATCGTCTGGGCACACCATATGTATACGGTGGGTCTGTCGGTCGACATGAAGGCCTATTTCGTGGCCGCAACCATGGTCATCGCGGTGCCGACAGGCATCAAGATCTTCTCTTGGATCGCGACGATGTGGGGCGGCTCGATCGAGTTCAAAGTCCCGATGATCTGGGCCATCGGCTTTATCTTCCTGTTCACGGTCGGCGGGGTCACGGGCGTTCTGCTCGCCAATGCCGGGATCGATATCATCATGCACGACACCTATTATGTCGTGGCGCACTTCCACTATGTGCTCTCGCTCGGCGCTGTCTTCGGCATCTTCGCGGGCTGGTATTACTGGCACGAGAAAATGTTCGGTGTGCCGTATAATGGCTTCCTTGCGGGCCTGCACTTCTGGGTGATGTTCATCGGGGTGAACCTGATCTTCTTCCCGCAGCACTTCCTCGGGATGCAGGGCATGCCGCGCCGTTACATCGACTACCCGGAAGGCTTTGCTTACTGGAACCAGATCTCTTCGATCGGCTATCTGATTACGCTGATCGGTATGCTGATCTGGGTCGTGGTCGAGATCGAAGCCTTCCTGATGCGGCACAAGCGGGTGGCTCGCGACAATCCGTGGGGCGAAGGGGCAACGACCCTTGAATGGACGCTGCCGAGCCCGCCGCCTTATCACCAGTTCAACGAACTGCCGGTCATCAAGTGA
- the gluQRS gene encoding tRNA glutamyl-Q(34) synthetase GluQRS: MSFITRFAPSPTGHLHLGHAYSAILTWQAAVEAGGSILLRIEDIDKGRCRFEYEVAIVEDLGWLGLTFDPPIWRQSERLADYEARLETLIKRGLVYRCFKTRKELEEMSSAPHGPLGAAYSPGPMPPSEEEALLAKETPFAWRLDMKAVREEIGAPFDELTFLLDEDGTINDVLASAARFGDVVLGRKDVGTSYHLASVHDDIESGITHIIRGEDLAEAAGLHRLLYALFEAPPPIYRHHPLITDEDGKRLAKRDKAATLADIRARGASPLEVYARLGLTPPDSIQG; the protein is encoded by the coding sequence ATGAGCTTTATCACCCGCTTTGCGCCCTCCCCAACGGGGCATTTGCACCTTGGCCATGCCTATTCGGCGATCCTGACATGGCAGGCCGCAGTTGAGGCTGGCGGATCGATCCTCCTGCGCATCGAGGATATCGATAAGGGTCGTTGCCGGTTCGAATATGAAGTTGCCATCGTCGAAGATCTCGGCTGGCTCGGCCTGACCTTCGATCCGCCGATCTGGCGGCAATCCGAACGGCTCGCCGACTATGAGGCGCGCCTTGAGACGCTGATTAAGCGCGGGCTCGTCTATCGCTGTTTTAAGACCCGCAAGGAGCTTGAGGAAATGAGTTCCGCCCCGCACGGGCCGCTCGGCGCGGCCTATTCACCGGGGCCGATGCCGCCCTCGGAGGAAGAGGCACTGCTCGCAAAAGAAACGCCCTTCGCCTGGCGGCTCGATATGAAGGCCGTGCGCGAGGAGATTGGCGCGCCCTTCGATGAACTGACCTTCCTTCTCGACGAGGATGGCACCATCAACGACGTCCTCGCCTCGGCGGCAAGGTTTGGCGATGTCGTCCTTGGCCGGAAGGATGTCGGCACCAGCTATCACCTCGCCTCGGTCCATGATGATATCGAAAGCGGCATCACCCATATCATCCGGGGGGAGGATCTGGCCGAAGCGGCCGGACTTCACCGGCTGCTCTATGCCCTGTTTGAGGCGCCGCCGCCGATCTACCGCCATCACCCTCTGATCACGGATGAAGACGGCAAGCGGCTCGCCAAGCGGGACAAGGCCGCGA
- a CDS encoding sensor histidine kinase codes for MLEAFRSRFKSREPGPEVWEGLGDDVIATHGPDGRFCKVSGGSLTTFGLKPEEMSGRRLMEIVAPEFQPSLLSAMAEVADPDGPGWARFEFRLSRECQRGPALEMVLSRIPGGFRSVTRNIEHRLAREAQVRKEARDTMDVAVRHNEQLANFSHELRTPLNAVIGFAGAIHGEQFGPLGSDRYRDYARIIHESGEHLLSLISDILDLNKAEANETAAMMSEESVERLVRFCTDLIHLRADEAGLSVEISVAPGIDKAMLDAKIVRQILLNLLSNALKFTEEGGIIVTAALDGDMLEISVMDSGVGMSPDDLAIVGTRFRQARKEGVRGTRGSGIGLALSKALARVHGGELILQSAAGAGTTAVLRLPYLPVEEKPAVKNIRHTDNVVPLAAARA; via the coding sequence ATGCTGGAAGCCTTTCGATCTCGTTTCAAATCCCGCGAACCGGGCCCTGAGGTCTGGGAAGGACTGGGCGATGACGTCATTGCGACGCATGGCCCGGACGGGCGTTTCTGCAAGGTTTCGGGCGGCTCGCTGACGACCTTCGGGCTCAAACCCGAAGAGATGTCCGGGCGGCGGCTGATGGAAATCGTCGCGCCTGAGTTCCAGCCCTCTCTTCTCTCTGCGATGGCGGAAGTTGCGGATCCGGACGGCCCCGGCTGGGCGCGGTTCGAGTTCCGCCTCTCTCGTGAATGCCAGCGTGGCCCGGCTCTCGAAATGGTGCTGTCGCGCATTCCGGGCGGCTTCCGCAGCGTCACCCGCAATATCGAGCACCGGCTGGCCCGCGAGGCGCAGGTCCGTAAGGAAGCGCGCGACACGATGGATGTCGCGGTGCGCCATAATGAGCAGCTTGCGAATTTCAGCCATGAACTCCGTACCCCGCTCAATGCGGTGATCGGGTTTGCGGGCGCCATTCATGGCGAGCAGTTCGGGCCGCTCGGCTCAGACCGCTACCGGGACTATGCCCGCATCATCCATGAAAGCGGCGAGCACCTTCTCTCTCTGATCTCCGACATTCTCGATCTCAACAAGGCCGAGGCGAATGAAACCGCCGCCATGATGAGCGAAGAATCAGTCGAGCGGCTTGTTCGGTTCTGTACGGATCTTATCCACCTGCGCGCGGATGAAGCCGGGCTGTCGGTCGAGATCTCCGTTGCGCCGGGCATCGACAAGGCCATGCTGGATGCCAAGATCGTCCGGCAGATCCTTCTCAACCTTCTCTCCAATGCGCTCAAATTCACCGAAGAGGGCGGCATCATCGTGACGGCCGCACTCGATGGCGACATGCTCGAAATCTCGGTGATGGATTCAGGCGTCGGGATGTCCCCGGATGATCTGGCGATTGTTGGCACGCGCTTCCGTCAGGCCCGTAAAGAAGGCGTGCGCGGCACGCGCGGCTCGGGCATCGGTCTTGCACTTTCGAAAGCGCTGGCCCGTGTCCATGGCGGGGAGCTGATCCTGCAAAGCGCGGCAGGCGCTGGCACAACAGCGGTCCTGCGGCTGCCTTACCTGCCGGTCGAGGAAAAACCGGCAGTCAAGAATATCCGGCATACGGATAATGTCGTGCCGCTGGCGGCAGCGCGGGCGTGA
- a CDS encoding SufE family protein, whose translation MSSALPDFDTIAGDFAFLDDWDERYRYLIDLGGQLPAFPENERGEDTRIRGCASQVWLYFTQNGDRLDIVGDSDAAIVRGLIALLLSLYSGKTKSEILAISAEEELAKLDLKDHITPQRSNGVTSMIAKIRAVASQDG comes from the coding sequence ATGAGTTCTGCCCTGCCCGATTTCGACACCATTGCCGGTGATTTTGCCTTCCTTGACGACTGGGATGAGCGCTACCGCTATCTCATTGATCTGGGCGGACAGCTGCCCGCCTTCCCTGAGAATGAGCGCGGCGAAGACACCCGCATCCGGGGCTGCGCTAGTCAGGTCTGGCTTTATTTCACGCAAAATGGCGACCGGCTCGACATTGTCGGGGACAGCGATGCCGCCATCGTCCGGGGACTGATTGCGCTTCTGCTGTCGCTTTATTCGGGCAAGACCAAATCCGAGATCCTCGCCATCTCCGCCGAGGAGGAACTCGCAAAGCTCGACCTGAAAGATCACATCACGCCGCAACGCTCGAACGGGGTGACGAGCATGATCGCAAAGATCAGGGCTGTGGCATCCCAAGACGGTTAA
- a CDS encoding DUF1491 family protein encodes MTTRLRSDFQVSAIRQAAKAHGAFCTILKHGHDEAGMIHLVWRKGGSVSVWSESSGEGGSRGWRLRAADVTEEAADTMLEKEKKFDPDLWVVELDGDISRDALPGDFFDQ; translated from the coding sequence GTGACCACGCGCCTCAGAAGCGATTTTCAGGTATCGGCGATCCGGCAGGCGGCAAAAGCGCATGGCGCATTCTGCACCATCCTAAAACATGGCCATGACGAAGCCGGGATGATCCATCTTGTCTGGCGCAAGGGAGGCTCGGTGTCGGTCTGGTCGGAAAGTTCAGGCGAGGGCGGTTCAAGGGGCTGGCGCCTCCGCGCTGCGGATGTCACCGAAGAGGCCGCCGATACGATGCTTGAAAAAGAGAAGAAGTTCGATCCCGATCTATGGGTTGTCGAGCTTGATGGCGACATCTCTCGCGACGCGCTGCCCGGCGACTTCTTCGATCAGTAA